One window of Paludibacter propionicigenes WB4 genomic DNA carries:
- a CDS encoding helix-turn-helix domain-containing protein produces the protein MNGNEISFVGKRIKEMRLSKDLKLVEVAIKSGVSKGLLSRIENGRTIPSLPVFFNIISALDENPKTFFEQMNFDSNSPFYILVKREEYQPIEKEYSVGFHYFSILSHSFKDITFSAVYLELKPNARRDMVITDGMEFIYLVEGDIDYKLGEAMITMNQGDSLFFDGRVPHLKINNSTTTARILVIYLLFNS, from the coding sequence ATGAATGGAAATGAAATAAGTTTTGTCGGCAAACGGATAAAAGAAATGAGGCTTAGTAAGGATTTAAAACTCGTAGAGGTTGCCATCAAATCCGGAGTTAGCAAGGGGCTGTTGTCGCGTATTGAGAATGGTCGAACGATTCCGTCATTACCCGTATTTTTTAATATTATAAGTGCACTGGATGAAAATCCGAAGACATTCTTCGAGCAAATGAATTTTGATTCAAATTCACCTTTTTACATCCTTGTAAAAAGAGAAGAGTATCAACCTATCGAAAAAGAATATTCGGTGGGCTTTCATTATTTTTCCATACTGAGTCACTCGTTTAAAGACATTACATTCAGTGCCGTCTACCTTGAATTAAAACCTAATGCAAGACGCGATATGGTCATTACCGATGGTATGGAGTTTATCTATTTAGTAGAAGGAGATATTGATTACAAACTGGGTGAGGCGATGATTACCATGAATCAGGGTGATTCACTTTTTTTCGACGGACGTGTGCCTCATCTGAAAATCAATAACTCGACAACAACTGCGCGTATACTCGTAATTTATCTATTATTTAATTCGTAA
- a CDS encoding aspartate aminotransferase family protein encodes MSNDRTLKVEGDINLTEARKDWIAGLQTETIEQLDRDASWFVHQAMSSPCMEVLEECEGPYIITASGRKLLDFHGNNVHQVGYRHPKVIQTMVTTLNKLPFSPRRYTNNESIQLAEKLCTMVPGLNRVLFAPGGSEANSIALKLSRVVTGKHKVVSMWGSFHGGGLDVISVGGEASFRKSTGPLMSGVEHVPQPVSYRSLWENDPDQDVYVAYIRHVFENEGDVGAFIAETIRNTDVQIPVTGFWKKVRALCDEFNVTLILDEIPIALGRTGKFFAFEHYGIVPDMVTIGKGLGGGVFPMAAVLTNEKYNAVAEHSVGHFTHEKSPVGSAAALAVLEVIEQNGLLRRAQDLGQIMQTRLLEMQERFEMIGDVRGIGLLWGVDLVTNRATKERAVTEAEQVMYRCLEKGLSFKVSQGNVITLSPALIISEAELHRALDILNDAFQDFIH; translated from the coding sequence ATGAGCAATGACAGAACATTGAAGGTTGAAGGAGATATAAACCTGACAGAAGCCAGAAAAGACTGGATCGCAGGATTGCAAACAGAGACAATCGAACAGCTGGACAGGGACGCATCGTGGTTTGTTCATCAGGCTATGTCATCGCCTTGCATGGAGGTACTGGAGGAGTGCGAAGGTCCATACATCATTACTGCTTCTGGAAGAAAATTGCTGGATTTTCACGGTAATAATGTACATCAGGTTGGATACAGGCATCCGAAAGTCATTCAGACCATGGTGACAACACTGAATAAGCTACCTTTTTCTCCCCGGAGATATACAAACAATGAGTCCATTCAATTGGCTGAAAAACTTTGCACGATGGTTCCCGGATTAAATCGTGTGCTTTTTGCCCCGGGCGGTTCTGAAGCTAACTCAATAGCACTGAAACTATCGCGGGTTGTAACCGGAAAGCATAAAGTTGTGTCGATGTGGGGTTCTTTTCATGGAGGAGGACTGGATGTGATTTCAGTAGGCGGTGAAGCATCTTTTCGGAAAAGTACGGGTCCGTTGATGTCGGGAGTGGAGCATGTTCCACAACCTGTAAGCTATCGTTCGCTTTGGGAAAACGATCCCGATCAGGACGTGTACGTGGCATATATCCGGCATGTATTTGAAAACGAAGGTGATGTAGGAGCTTTTATAGCCGAAACAATTCGTAACACGGACGTACAAATACCGGTAACAGGATTTTGGAAGAAAGTCCGTGCTTTGTGCGACGAATTTAATGTAACGCTTATTCTCGATGAAATTCCGATTGCATTAGGACGAACCGGAAAGTTCTTTGCTTTTGAGCATTACGGTATTGTGCCTGACATGGTGACTATTGGCAAAGGATTGGGTGGGGGAGTGTTTCCAATGGCTGCGGTTCTCACCAACGAAAAGTACAATGCTGTAGCCGAACATTCGGTAGGTCATTTCACGCATGAAAAATCACCGGTTGGAAGTGCGGCTGCGTTGGCAGTACTGGAAGTGATTGAGCAGAATGGTTTGTTGAGACGCGCGCAAGATTTAGGACAAATTATGCAGACCCGATTGCTCGAAATGCAGGAGCGATTCGAGATGATAGGCGATGTGCGTGGAATCGGACTTTTGTGGGGTGTTGATTTGGTTACCAATCGTGCAACCAAGGAAAGAGCAGTAACAGAAGCCGAGCAAGTGATGTATCGTTGCCTTGAAAAGGGTTTGAGCTTTAAAGTCTCCCAAGGTAACGTGATCACGCTGTCGCCGGCACTTATCATTTCGGAAGCCGAATTGCATCGGGCGCTAGATATTTTGAATGATGCTTTTCAAGATTTTATCCATTAA
- a CDS encoding HAD hydrolase-like protein: MSQLVEMIVFDMAGTTIKDNHEVEDCFIKAVNETGLTTTHDEINAMMGWSKRNVFEKLWRKELPKASAKDLAKRIDYSYDAFREILEAHYLHTAIIPTEGALEVFEFLKERNIKIALTTGFYRKVTDIILQKLNWNVGLDRNYAGNVLINASISSDQVIASRPAPFMIFRAMELCNVADVRKIIKIGDTPSDLAEGKNAGCLYSFGITNGTHSKSELEIYENDGLLENLFEFKTRLESIL; encoded by the coding sequence ATGTCACAACTTGTAGAAATGATCGTTTTTGATATGGCCGGAACCACCATAAAAGATAACCATGAAGTGGAAGATTGCTTTATCAAAGCTGTAAATGAGACCGGATTAACTACTACCCACGACGAAATAAACGCCATGATGGGATGGTCGAAACGAAATGTATTTGAAAAATTGTGGAGGAAAGAATTGCCAAAGGCATCGGCAAAGGATTTAGCCAAACGGATTGATTATTCATATGATGCTTTCCGCGAAATTCTGGAAGCACACTATTTGCACACAGCCATAATCCCGACAGAAGGAGCTTTAGAAGTATTCGAATTTCTAAAAGAGCGAAACATCAAGATTGCACTAACAACCGGATTTTACCGTAAAGTAACGGATATCATCCTTCAAAAACTAAATTGGAATGTAGGCTTGGATAGAAATTACGCAGGCAACGTGCTTATAAATGCATCCATCAGCAGCGATCAGGTGATAGCCAGCCGCCCCGCTCCTTTCATGATTTTCCGCGCTATGGAACTTTGTAATGTCGCAGACGTTAGAAAGATTATAAAGATTGGCGACACACCGTCCGACCTGGCCGAGGGGAAAAATGCAGGTTGCCTTTATTCCTTTGGTATAACCAACGGAACTCATTCAAAAAGTGAGTTGGAAATATATGAAAATGATGGTTTGCTGGAAAATCTTTTTGAGTTTAAGACTCGGCTTGAAAGCATTTTGTAA
- the phnW gene encoding 2-aminoethylphosphonate--pyruvate transaminase: MNLPENPYLLLTPGPLSTSKTVKAAMLRDWCTWDEDYNLKVVQEIRTRLTQLATSATERYSTVLMQGSGTFAVESVIGSAIPATGKLLIIANGAYGLRMIQIAKVLNIPFEAYILPETSQPDLAHIRRLLEEIPEITHLAVVHCETTTGILNPVREIVALAKEYHKITIVDAMSSFGGIPMDINEWQIDFLISSANKCIQGVPGFGFIIARRDQLEKCKNQARSLSLDLYDQWATMDGGGKWRFTSPTHAVRAFLQALTELEEEGGIEKRFERYSQNQKTLVDGMRKIGFDALLPDNMQSPIITSFLSPQEKEYSFLKFYNVLKDNGYVIYPGKISNGDTFRIGNIGVVYPSDMEKLIETIQRMKFW; the protein is encoded by the coding sequence ATGAATTTACCGGAGAACCCCTATCTGTTGCTGACTCCCGGGCCATTATCTACAAGTAAAACCGTGAAGGCAGCCATGTTGCGTGATTGGTGTACGTGGGACGAAGATTATAACCTGAAAGTTGTTCAGGAGATACGGACGCGACTAACTCAGCTGGCTACATCAGCTACTGAGCGGTATTCTACTGTGTTGATGCAAGGTAGCGGAACGTTTGCTGTAGAGTCGGTTATAGGTTCTGCAATACCTGCTACAGGAAAATTGTTGATTATAGCTAATGGGGCGTATGGTCTGCGTATGATTCAAATTGCAAAAGTGTTGAATATTCCGTTCGAAGCCTATATCTTGCCCGAAACCAGTCAACCGGATCTTGCTCATATAAGAAGATTGCTTGAAGAAATACCCGAAATAACCCATCTGGCTGTTGTTCATTGCGAAACTACCACCGGCATTCTAAATCCCGTACGCGAGATTGTTGCTTTAGCCAAAGAATATCATAAAATCACCATTGTGGATGCTATGAGTAGTTTTGGTGGTATTCCGATGGATATCAACGAATGGCAAATTGATTTTCTAATCAGTTCAGCCAATAAGTGCATACAGGGTGTTCCCGGCTTTGGGTTTATTATAGCCCGCAGAGATCAACTGGAAAAATGCAAGAATCAGGCTCGTTCCTTATCACTCGACTTATACGATCAGTGGGCAACTATGGACGGCGGAGGTAAATGGCGATTTACATCTCCCACGCACGCAGTTCGGGCTTTTTTACAGGCTTTGACTGAATTGGAAGAAGAAGGAGGAATCGAAAAACGCTTTGAACGCTACTCCCAAAACCAGAAAACACTTGTGGACGGAATGCGGAAAATCGGGTTTGACGCGCTTTTACCGGACAATATGCAATCGCCGATAATTACTTCTTTTTTGTCACCGCAAGAGAAAGAATACTCGTTTCTGAAATTTTATAATGTGTTGAAAGATAATGGGTATGTGATATATCCCGGAAAAATATCGAATGGAGATACATTTCGTATTGGCAATATAGGCGTGGTTTATCCCTCCGATATGGAAAAGTTGATTGAGACAATACAAAGGATGAAATTCTGGTAA
- a CDS encoding SusC/RagA family TonB-linked outer membrane protein: protein MQKISVFLLIQFLLLYGTFAYAQKMSVQGKIVDSQGVELPGVSIMIKGKSIGSVTDVSGRFSINATKGDILTFSYIGYEASQVVVKDQSEIRLVMRETSQAIKEVVVTALGIEKKVSTIGYAVQEVEGKDLVKARDANPITGLTGKVAGLSVGASSEMLGTPNVLLRGDNLTLYVVDGVPISSDTWNISPDDIDSYSVLKGPAAAALYGSRAKNGAILITTKKGTKGKKGLSVELNSSNMFDKGFLAFPRLQTEYGAGENCIYAFSDGKGGGLNDGDYDVWGPKFRGQLIPQWDGEYTPNQTWTTTFGDVKYNGHIKPTPYLSRGQNNLGNFLQTGFQTTNNISVTKSGEDYTIRTSMSHSYQKSIIPNMSLNITNFNVFASYNISKKFSIDANLNFNYQYTPNYPDVSYGPNSLIYNVAIWTGADWDVNDPAIKAIWQPGKTNTQSFFAEYQRYHNPWLMTNEWLRGHDKKDTYGYVTGHYTIDDHLNMSLRTQISTYNMLRNEKMPFSAHPYGREGGMGDYREDHRNLLDNNTDLQLNYNYMLGDFVQLSGLAGGNIRIFKYNSNFTTTDYLVVPNVYSFGNSLNAVQSTSFVSRMNVYSAYASMDLDFGKYATLSATARVDKSSAIVSSNDTYFYPSVSVATLVSDYVKLPDFISSLKLRASFAQVKSVPTSETVGTAPFNTITSLGGGSSTDIYGYPLDYGTNYLSPYGGPSYSMGNTYSISKLYNNQTSASYTNTLFDANIQPEVRVNYEEGLDISFLKNRLGLNATVFQYLDGPKILQNVISTTTGYDYNYINALKTRKSGIELSFKGVPVKTRDFSWDVLANWSRFKEVYAELPSGQDTYNTFFQKGDRTDKLYGAAFYKTKDGQIIHDASGKPLAMQVSQYLGNMNGDFQWSLFNRFSYKNAYVSFQFDGNVGGVMLDYLHMKTMRGGSNIETVQGAYGVARSLDDQHAGEKAWAGAYVGQGVVVSNGVDIKYDTKTGAITNYDALQFAPNTTVTQVQDYVSKYYGVNESNLMSKTYVKLRELTIGYNFPQEWISPLKITKVSLSFVARNLLYIYGDKRFKDVDLDQYNGASSSSGLQTPTTRRFGVNLNVTF from the coding sequence ATGCAAAAAATTAGTGTTTTTCTATTAATTCAATTTTTGCTGTTATATGGAACTTTTGCCTATGCGCAAAAGATGTCCGTACAAGGAAAAATTGTAGATTCCCAAGGGGTAGAATTGCCCGGTGTAAGTATCATGATTAAGGGTAAAAGCATCGGTTCTGTAACAGATGTAAGCGGACGTTTCAGCATTAATGCCACAAAAGGAGACATCCTTACATTTTCGTATATTGGTTACGAAGCCAGTCAGGTTGTGGTTAAAGATCAGAGTGAAATCAGACTTGTGATGAGAGAAACTTCACAGGCGATCAAAGAAGTTGTGGTAACGGCACTTGGTATTGAGAAGAAAGTATCAACGATTGGTTATGCTGTGCAAGAGGTTGAAGGAAAGGATTTAGTAAAGGCGCGTGATGCGAACCCTATAACCGGATTAACCGGAAAAGTGGCTGGTTTATCGGTGGGAGCTTCATCGGAAATGCTGGGTACTCCAAACGTTTTATTAAGAGGTGATAATCTGACGCTGTATGTTGTGGATGGTGTTCCTATCAGTTCCGATACATGGAATATTAGTCCGGATGACATTGATTCATATTCAGTGCTAAAAGGACCGGCTGCAGCAGCATTGTACGGTAGCCGTGCTAAAAACGGAGCTATTCTGATAACTACTAAAAAAGGGACTAAAGGTAAAAAGGGATTAAGCGTTGAATTGAATTCTTCAAATATGTTCGACAAAGGATTCTTAGCATTCCCACGTTTGCAAACAGAATACGGTGCAGGCGAAAACTGTATTTACGCGTTCAGCGATGGTAAAGGCGGCGGTTTGAATGATGGGGACTATGATGTATGGGGACCAAAATTCAGAGGGCAATTGATACCTCAATGGGATGGTGAATATACGCCAAATCAAACATGGACAACTACTTTTGGCGATGTGAAATATAACGGGCACATTAAACCAACGCCTTATTTGTCAAGAGGTCAGAATAATTTGGGCAATTTTCTACAAACAGGATTTCAAACAACGAATAATATCTCTGTGACTAAAAGTGGTGAAGATTATACCATCAGAACTTCGATGTCACATTCTTATCAGAAAAGTATTATTCCGAACATGAGTCTGAATATCACTAATTTCAATGTATTTGCATCTTATAATATCAGTAAGAAATTTTCGATAGATGCCAATTTGAATTTTAATTATCAGTACACACCTAATTATCCCGATGTTAGTTACGGACCGAACAGTTTGATATATAACGTAGCCATTTGGACTGGTGCCGACTGGGATGTGAATGATCCTGCAATAAAAGCTATTTGGCAACCGGGAAAGACAAACACTCAATCATTTTTTGCAGAGTACCAACGTTATCATAATCCTTGGCTCATGACTAATGAATGGTTAAGAGGACATGACAAGAAAGATACATACGGTTATGTTACGGGTCATTACACTATTGATGATCACTTAAATATGAGTTTGCGTACACAAATATCAACTTACAATATGTTGCGCAATGAAAAGATGCCATTTTCGGCACATCCTTATGGTCGTGAAGGTGGGATGGGTGACTATCGCGAAGATCATCGAAATTTGTTGGACAACAATACCGACTTGCAGCTGAATTACAATTATATGTTGGGAGATTTTGTTCAACTGTCAGGTTTGGCAGGAGGTAACATTCGTATCTTTAAATATAACTCCAACTTTACAACCACTGATTATTTGGTTGTTCCCAATGTTTATTCATTTGGAAACTCGTTGAATGCAGTTCAATCTACCAGTTTTGTATCCCGCATGAATGTTTATAGCGCGTATGCTTCTATGGATCTGGATTTTGGTAAATATGCCACGCTTTCGGCAACAGCCCGTGTGGATAAATCGTCGGCTATTGTAAGTAGTAACGATACGTATTTTTACCCAAGTGTGTCAGTGGCTACTTTGGTTTCGGATTACGTGAAACTGCCTGATTTTATTTCGTCGTTGAAGTTAAGAGCTTCGTTTGCACAAGTAAAAAGCGTACCTACCAGCGAAACTGTTGGAACAGCTCCATTTAATACAATTACATCGCTTGGTGGAGGTTCGTCTACAGATATTTACGGTTATCCGCTGGACTACGGAACGAATTATCTATCACCTTACGGTGGTCCCAGCTATTCAATGGGTAATACCTATTCAATATCAAAGTTATACAATAACCAAACTTCAGCCAGTTATACAAACACGCTTTTCGATGCGAATATACAACCTGAAGTTCGTGTAAACTATGAAGAGGGGCTTGATATTAGCTTCCTGAAAAATCGTTTAGGTCTTAATGCAACTGTATTTCAATACTTAGATGGTCCTAAAATTCTACAGAATGTGATTTCGACCACTACCGGATATGATTACAACTATATCAATGCGCTAAAAACCCGCAAATCTGGTATTGAGTTATCGTTTAAAGGAGTTCCTGTTAAAACAAGGGATTTCAGCTGGGATGTTTTAGCTAACTGGAGTAGATTTAAAGAGGTTTATGCAGAACTACCTTCAGGTCAGGATACTTACAATACTTTCTTCCAAAAAGGTGATCGTACCGATAAACTATACGGAGCTGCATTTTACAAAACGAAAGATGGCCAAATTATCCATGACGCTTCAGGTAAACCCCTTGCAATGCAAGTGAGTCAATATCTGGGTAACATGAACGGTGATTTTCAATGGAGTTTGTTCAACAGATTCAGCTATAAGAATGCGTATGTAAGCTTCCAGTTCGATGGCAATGTAGGCGGTGTGATGCTTGATTATCTACACATGAAAACCATGCGTGGAGGAAGTAATATAGAAACAGTACAAGGTGCTTATGGTGTTGCCAGAAGTTTGGACGATCAACATGCGGGAGAAAAAGCATGGGCAGGAGCCTATGTTGGTCAGGGAGTGGTTGTTTCCAATGGTGTAGATATTAAGTATGATACTAAAACAGGTGCAATAACCAATTATGATGCACTTCAATTTGCTCCGAATACAACAGTTACTCAAGTTCAGGACTATGTGAGCAAATATTATGGGGTAAATGAATCAAATCTGATGAGCAAAACTTACGTTAAGTTACGCGAATTGACTATTGGCTATAATTTCCCTCAGGAATGGATATCTCCGCTTAAAATAACAAAAGTATCTCTGTCTTTTGTAGCCAGAAATCTGCTTTATATCTATGGTGATAAGCGTTTTAAAGATGTAGATCTTGATCAATACAATGGGGCTTCAAGTTCCTCGGGTCTCCAAACACCTACTACCCGCAGATTTGGAGTGAATTTAAATGTTACATTCTAA
- a CDS encoding bifunctional YncE family protein/alkaline phosphatase family protein: MTTLKHLSLFILLLAMHTVQAQSIDEISKNRLILPNGWGLSPVGKMLTLGDLPLNIAVSHSQKLLAVTNNGQSTQSIMLIDAVKQTRLDSVIIGKSWLGLAFSANDQFLYASGGNDNCIVKYSLANQKLKAVDTLALGKPWPVRISVAGIAVDDARNKLYAVTKEDNALYVYDLKAKHVLSRTPLGGEGYNCILSHSKNELYISCWGSGKILVWDTQQAKFSSDIAVGSNPNDMCLTKNGKYLFVANANDNSVSVIDLRKRQVIETLNAALFPHSLAGSTTNSVALSEDQKKLFIANADNNCLAVFDVSEPGESVSKGFIPTAWYPTCVRTVGKTIFISNGKGSMSMANPDGPNPYGRDEEVVYQQGGTIKKSTPVQYIGGLFKGSLQILNNPTDKALAVYTKSVYKNTPDPQGKDFKIPENNPIPHKPNVTSPIKYVFYIVKENRTYDQVLGDMPEGNGDKNLVLFGEKVTPNQHAIAREFVLLDNFYVNGEVSADGHNWSLGGYATDYLEKTWPTSYGGRGGDYDAEGNRKIANNKDGFIWDFCKRNGVSYRTYGEFADDYKPNIPVLKDHFCPFYTSWDQKVRDTIRFTQWRKDFDSLLVHQSLPRLNTLRFINDHTEGLNKGRPTPKAHCADNDLAVGMFVDYLSHSPIWNESVVFVVEDDAQNGPDHVDAHRSPAFVAGGFVKTGFVDHTMYSTAGMLRTMELILGIPPMSQYDASAEPMWRCFDNTPQHQPYRVKPHQVDLNEVNTDTSKYAYISQKLDFRKEDEAPDGILNEIIWKAVKGIDSPCPPSVHAAFFINR; the protein is encoded by the coding sequence ATGACAACACTAAAACACCTAAGTTTATTCATTCTCCTGTTGGCAATGCATACGGTGCAAGCTCAATCGATAGATGAAATCTCTAAAAACAGGTTGATTCTGCCAAATGGCTGGGGATTGAGTCCCGTGGGAAAAATGCTCACGCTTGGTGATCTTCCATTGAATATTGCTGTATCGCATTCGCAAAAATTACTGGCGGTTACGAACAACGGACAAAGCACACAAAGCATTATGCTGATTGATGCTGTGAAACAAACCCGACTCGACTCCGTGATAATCGGCAAATCGTGGTTAGGACTGGCCTTTTCGGCAAACGATCAGTTTCTGTATGCATCGGGAGGAAACGACAACTGTATAGTCAAATACAGTCTGGCCAACCAAAAGCTAAAGGCTGTGGACACGCTGGCATTAGGCAAACCCTGGCCGGTACGAATATCCGTAGCGGGTATTGCGGTGGATGATGCACGTAATAAATTATACGCAGTTACCAAAGAAGACAATGCCTTGTATGTCTATGACCTGAAAGCGAAACATGTTCTGTCCCGCACACCTCTGGGAGGAGAAGGGTATAACTGCATCCTGTCTCACAGTAAAAACGAACTTTACATAAGCTGTTGGGGAAGCGGCAAAATCTTGGTTTGGGACACGCAGCAAGCGAAGTTTTCGTCCGACATTGCCGTTGGCAGCAATCCGAATGATATGTGTCTGACAAAAAATGGTAAATATTTATTCGTCGCCAATGCAAACGATAACTCGGTATCGGTTATAGACCTCCGAAAAAGACAAGTAATCGAAACACTCAATGCAGCTTTGTTTCCTCATTCGCTGGCCGGCTCCACCACCAACAGTGTAGCACTTAGCGAAGATCAGAAAAAGCTCTTTATTGCCAATGCCGACAACAATTGCCTGGCGGTATTCGACGTGAGCGAACCCGGCGAAAGCGTCAGCAAAGGATTTATTCCAACAGCCTGGTATCCAACCTGTGTGCGTACGGTAGGAAAAACCATTTTCATTTCCAACGGAAAAGGAAGTATGTCGATGGCTAATCCTGACGGTCCGAATCCCTACGGAAGAGATGAAGAAGTGGTGTACCAACAAGGGGGAACTATCAAGAAATCGACTCCGGTACAATACATCGGGGGGCTTTTCAAAGGAAGTCTTCAGATACTGAATAACCCTACCGATAAGGCTTTGGCTGTTTATACCAAAAGTGTATATAAAAACACCCCCGACCCACAAGGCAAAGACTTCAAAATTCCGGAAAACAACCCGATTCCACATAAACCCAATGTTACATCGCCCATCAAATATGTATTTTATATCGTCAAGGAAAACAGAACCTACGATCAGGTTTTAGGCGATATGCCCGAAGGCAATGGTGATAAAAATCTCGTACTTTTCGGCGAGAAAGTTACTCCCAATCAACATGCCATTGCGCGTGAGTTCGTTCTTCTCGACAACTTCTATGTTAACGGCGAAGTGAGTGCCGATGGGCACAACTGGAGCTTAGGAGGATATGCCACCGATTATTTGGAAAAAACCTGGCCGACAAGCTATGGCGGACGCGGAGGCGATTACGATGCAGAAGGAAACCGGAAAATTGCCAACAACAAAGACGGATTTATCTGGGACTTTTGCAAACGAAATGGAGTGAGTTATCGCACCTACGGAGAATTTGCCGACGATTATAAACCGAACATTCCGGTGCTAAAAGATCACTTCTGTCCCTTTTATACCAGTTGGGATCAGAAGGTGCGCGACACCATTCGTTTCACACAATGGCGCAAAGACTTCGATTCATTGCTGGTTCATCAGTCATTGCCGCGGCTCAATACCCTCCGCTTTATCAACGACCATACCGAAGGCCTGAACAAAGGCAGACCTACTCCCAAAGCACACTGTGCTGATAATGATTTAGCCGTGGGGATGTTTGTCGATTACCTGAGCCATTCACCCATCTGGAACGAAAGTGTAGTCTTTGTTGTGGAAGATGATGCTCAGAACGGCCCCGACCATGTAGATGCGCATCGTTCACCGGCCTTTGTGGCAGGAGGATTCGTAAAAACAGGTTTTGTGGATCACACCATGTATTCTACAGCCGGTATGCTTCGCACCATGGAACTCATTCTGGGTATTCCGCCCATGAGTCAGTACGATGCTTCGGCCGAACCCATGTGGCGCTGTTTCGACAATACCCCACAGCATCAACCTTATCGCGTAAAGCCACATCAGGTTGATCTGAACGAAGTGAATACCGACACCAGCAAATATGCATACATCAGTCAGAAACTCGACTTCAGAAAAGAAGACGAAGCCCCTGACGGCATTTTGAATGAAATAATCTGGAAAGCAGTAAAAGGAATTGACAGCCCCTGTCCGCCTTCTGTTCATGCTGCATTTTTTATAAACCGGTAA
- a CDS encoding DUF5690 family protein, which translates to MYSIQIKIRKWMERQPDWVFALVVSLAAFLTYSCMYAFRKPFTVGVFEGMSFWGVDYKIWLISSQVIGYTLSKFLGIKYIAELKANSRAAYILILVGIAEVALLLFWLVPKPYNVIFMFFNGLPLGMIWGVVFSYLEGRRLTELLGAGLSASFIIASGVVKSVGKWVIVDLHVSEFAMPFLTGLFFALPLVLSVFLLDCIPPPTAEDERLRTKRLPMNRTERKAFLHKFYWGIILLVTTYTFLTIFRELRDNFSVEIWKSLGYENDPAIFTVAELPVALFTLLSLALITFVRSNYKAFNLILFIIFVGFLLIIAATLLFNSHVIGGTPWMIIVGIGLYLGYVPFNAFLYERLISSFKYISNIGFVIYVSDAFGYLGSLGVTFYKNFFSSQIRWIDFFSQAGLWLSVLGLTLTTLSYFYFRNKYYQFKTDKENEQHEFTGEPLSVADSRAIIYK; encoded by the coding sequence ATGTATTCTATTCAAATAAAGATTCGTAAATGGATGGAGCGTCAGCCCGATTGGGTGTTTGCGCTGGTGGTATCACTTGCTGCCTTTCTCACCTATTCCTGTATGTACGCGTTCCGAAAACCTTTTACCGTAGGGGTTTTCGAAGGTATGAGTTTCTGGGGTGTCGACTATAAAATATGGCTTATCAGCTCGCAAGTAATAGGTTATACTTTGAGCAAGTTTTTGGGAATTAAATACATTGCGGAATTAAAGGCTAATTCCCGGGCTGCATATATTCTGATTCTTGTCGGGATAGCCGAAGTGGCTCTGCTACTTTTCTGGCTTGTTCCGAAGCCCTACAATGTCATTTTCATGTTCTTCAACGGTCTTCCGCTGGGAATGATTTGGGGTGTTGTTTTTAGCTATCTTGAAGGTCGGCGGCTGACTGAATTGTTGGGAGCGGGACTCAGCGCCAGTTTTATTATTGCTTCGGGGGTTGTCAAGTCGGTAGGTAAATGGGTGATTGTCGACTTGCATGTAAGCGAGTTTGCTATGCCTTTTCTCACGGGTTTATTTTTTGCTCTTCCGTTGGTACTGTCCGTATTCCTGCTCGATTGCATTCCTCCTCCTACGGCTGAAGACGAAAGGCTTCGCACCAAACGCCTTCCGATGAACCGAACCGAAAGAAAAGCTTTTCTCCATAAATTTTACTGGGGAATTATCTTGCTGGTAACAACCTATACCTTTCTCACTATTTTCAGGGAGTTGCGTGATAACTTTTCGGTGGAAATTTGGAAATCATTAGGCTACGAAAATGATCCGGCAATTTTTACAGTTGCTGAACTTCCGGTTGCGTTGTTCACCCTGCTTTCATTGGCACTAATCACTTTTGTTCGTTCCAATTACAAAGCTTTTAATCTGATTTTGTTCATCATATTCGTCGGGTTTCTGTTGATTATTGCCGCTACTTTGTTATTTAATTCACATGTAATTGGTGGAACACCGTGGATGATTATTGTAGGCATAGGTCTTTACCTGGGCTATGTGCCATTCAACGCATTCTTGTATGAAAGGCTGATTTCGTCTTTTAAATACATTAGCAATATCGGATTTGTCATTTATGTCTCCGATGCTTTCGGATATTTGGGTAGCCTGGGAGTTACGTTCTATAAAAATTTCTTTAGCTCTCAGATTCGATGGATCGACTTTTTTAGTCAGGCCGGTCTCTGGCTTTCTGTGTTAGGACTCACACTTACCACACTATCCTATTTTTATTTCAGGAATAAATATTATCAATTTAAAACAGACAAAGAAAATGAACAACATGAATTTACCGGAGAACCCCTATCTGTTGCTGACTCCCGGGCCATTATCTACAAGTAA